One uncultured Carboxylicivirga sp. genomic window, ATCTGGTCCAATATTATATATGCTCGTGAGCACCTCATTCTGAAACCTGAAGAAAGAGTTGTTTCATTTCTTCCATTGGCACATGCTTATGGTTGTTTGTTCGAGTTTTTATGGCCATTTACGGTGGGTTGTCATATTACATTTCTTACTCGTACACCTTCTCCTCAAATTATTACTCAGGCATTTCGCGAAGTGAAACCACATATTATTTTATCGGTTCCTTTGATTTTGGAGAAAATATTTAAGAAAAGAGTTCAGCCTCAATTGGAAGAAACCAAAATTAAAACACTCACCAAGATACCGGTATTAAATAAGGTAGTTTATTCTAAAATTAAAAATAAGCTGGTTGAGACTTTTGGCGGTGAATTCCGTGAAATGATTATTGGAGGAGCTGCATTAAATAAAGATGTAGAAGTGTTTCTACGTAAGATAGGTTTTCCATTTACCATTGGTTATGGTATGACAGAATGTGGTCCGTTAATTAGCTATGCTCCATGGACTGAATCAAGAAAATTTTCAGCAGGTCAACTGGTTGATCGAATGGAAGTGAAAATTGATTCTGATGATCCTTACAATATTGTTGGTGAGATCTTGGTAAAAGGTGAAAATACTTTGCTTGGTTATTATAAAAATCAGGAGGCGACTGAAGAAATTTTTGATTCTGAAGGATGGTTACATACAGGAGATTTAGGTGTAATTGACCAGGAAAATTTCATTTATATAAAAGGACGAAGTAAGAATATGTTATTGGGTTCTTCAGGTCAGAATATTTACCCCGAGGAAATAGAAGCTGTTATCAATTCAATGGAGTATGTTCAGGAATGTTTGGTTCGTGACAATGATGGTAAACTCGAAGCATTAATTTATCCGGATTATGAAGTTACCGACTCAGAAGGTTTAAACAAGGCTCAAATAGAACAGAAACTTCAGGAAATTAAAAAACAAGCAAATTCGTTACTTCCTGCCTATATGAATATTCAATTGGTTACGCTCTTTCCTGAGGAATTTGAGAAAACACCAAAGAAAAGTATCAAGAGATATAAGTACGTAAAATAAAGTAAAAGCAGCGAAAATTTCGCTGCTTTTTTTATGGGCCAATTTATTTCTATACGCAAAATGCTTATAGGAAAATAGGTAAAAACACATGTGCTAATAGTGTTAGATATTAGTACTATTGGAAACGTGCAATTTATCTTTGTACGGGAAACTTTAATACATTATTAGGGGGATTTAATGTATTTAGGGAAAGTTTTTTACAACAACTTTTTCCTAGTAAATAACATCGTATGAAAAGAGTTGTGGTTATAGATGATTTGTTTGTATCAGTTGTATACAACTACAATAATTGGTCAGTTAAAATTGAAAAATTCTGTTTGGAAATTGAAGAATTTAAGTATCAATTTCGAAACTGTTATTTGTTAATTTTAAATCGTTTGGATATTAAAAGAGTAGATCTGGCGATATTCTGAATAAGGCGTAAAATAAGTAAACATGGACGAAAAATTTTGTTTATATGATTTTATACCAGTAAGCATTTGTATAATTGACCGACAGTATCAGATTGTATATGGTAATAATTTATTCCGGAACCGCTTTTCAATAAATTCAGATCACTTAATAGGCCAAAAGCTTTATCATATTATTCCTGTTTTTAGAAGCGATGAATACCTCGAAAAGATAAAAGCATCTTTTCAGGACCAATCTCAAGTTGTTTTCAATGAAGGAATAAATGATGAAAGTTTGACTGAGTTGGAAAATGTTAAAGAATTATTCAGTTTTAATATTTCGCAAATAAAATGTGATTCGTTTGAATCTAAGTATGCTGTTATAACTATTGGGCAGGATATTGGATTGGTTCGCAAGTTTGAAGAGCAAAATCAGTCAAATATAAGGTTGCAAATTGACCAGAAAGAAAGATTGGCCTTAGAAGACAATGGAGAGAGTTTGAACCTTTCAAATAAAGCAAGTAATAAACTCTTTTCGATAATCGCGCACGATTTGAAAACTCCACTGCATGCGATGGTAGATATCAGCGATTTGATTATGAAGAAAGGTTGTTTATCAAGTGAACCATGTCGAAATGAAAATTTACTTCTGGCTTTAAATATATCAGCCAAACATAGTTTGGAAATGGTAAGTAACTTGTTAAGCTGGGCACGTACACAGCTAAATAGTATTACTCCTCGACCAAAAAAGATATATCTTTGCGAACTTTTCAATGATATAAGGCAATATTTTGAAGGAAGCCTTAAGACCAAAAAACTTTCTCTGGAAGTTAAATTGCCACGTAAAAACTGCATGGTTAATGTCGACTTTGACATGTTAAAGATAGTTGTACAAAATTTACTATCTAATGCAATAAAATATTCATATTCAGGTGATAAGATTTATATGAAGGTTGATGAAATTGATAACACTTTTAAAATAAGTATTATTGATAAAGGTGTTGGCATGAGTGATGAGGTTAAAAAGCTCATACTTTCATCAAATGATATTAAATCCATTTTGGGTACTAATAATGAGCTGGGTACTGGCTTAGGACTGTCTGTTTGTAAGGAGTTTTTGTTGTATCATAATAGTTCATTAAACATTGAAACTAGCGAAAACAATGGTACAATAGTTAGTTTTTATTTAGCGATTAGCCAATAGATAATTAAATCAAATATACAAATGTGTATAATTGACACACTGATAAAATGTTCGTACATTTGCTTCAGAAATTCGATTTATAGCTTATTTAATTTAAGGATTAGGATAAATTAATTATTATATTTAAATCGATTTAGCACTACGAGATTACAACTGTTTTCAAATTGGGGAATTGAAAATTTATATGTTGAAGTATGGGGTACACAATAGGGATTGTTGATGACCATCCTTTGTTTCGTGAAGGAATTAAGGCCATCATTTTGAATAATGAGAAAGTAGCAGAAGTTTTAACTTTTTGCGATGGGGATGATGTTATACGATTCTTGAAAGGAGGAGGAAAGGTTGATGTTCTATTCATGGACATCATAATGCCTGTTCGCGATGGATTATATACAACACAGTTTATAAAACAATATTATCCGGGTATAAAAGTATTGGCTTTATCTTCTGTAGATAGAGTGGATTATATTGAGAAAATGGTTGATGCCGGTGTTGATGGCTATGTACTCAAAGAATGTAACGTTAATGAACTAACTCAGGCCATGGAAGCCGTTTTATCAAATAATAATTATTTTTCTTCTAAGATTATAGTTGCATTATCAGAAAATACAAAGATGCGTTTTCAACAAAAAGTTGAGCCATCAGTTGTTTCTGTACTTTCTCAAAGAGAATTGGAAGTATTCAGACATCTTTGTAATGGTTTAAACAGGGGAGAAATCGCAAGTATTTTATTCATTTCTGAAAAGACTGTTGATAAACACAAGGAAAATATATTTAAGAAAACAGGCTGCAAAAATCTTGTTCACTTGGTAGTTACTGGAATTAAACAAGGAGTATTAAAAGTGGAAGAGTTGGAAACTTCATTATAACGAGGTATTATATAGTGCCTTGATCACTTTATTTTATAGTGTTTAATTTTTCACAATTTAGGTAAATTGCTTATTTTAATTAGGTAATGAGTCTTCAGTTTTTGAACATCTCTTTTATAAATTTGAATTGACGAAGTGAATATTTAGTTTGATCTAAATAATTGCTTCTTCTTCAACCTAATTAAAAAGAGAAATTACAATGGCAGTTTGTGAGAAAGTAGAGAATTGTCCATTCTTTAATGAAAAGATGGCCAATATGCCAGCTACTGCAGCGGGTTATAAACGAAAGTTTTGTTTGGGAAGTAATGAAAGCTGTGCCAGATATATGGTACTTAAAAGTCTTGGAGGAAGCATGGTACCAATGGATTTGTTTCCAAATCAAATTGAAAAGGCTGAAAGATTGATTCTTGAGCAAACAGTATAGCAATAATTGGGAAGGTGAATGAAGGGGCCACTTTGCAATTCATCAGGCCCCTTCGCTCTTTAAAGTATTAATATAATGCAGATTAATTGCGTTGTGATAAAAATCTATCTAACCTAACCCTATCTTTTATCGATAAGATTATACTCACAATATTTTCTTTAATGTCTTTTCTATAGCTTCAATTGTTTCTTCTGAATATCCTGTATGGAAATACATTAATTCTTTGTTTTTAATTATAATATTCGTTGGAAGGCCTTGAGGTTTTTGCCCTTTTTTAAAGGAGAGATCCGGATTTAATTCAAAAAGGTAATTCATCAAATCATGCTGATCAAAAAGTTGATAATACAGAAAAGGGTATTTCTGTAATTCCATCCAATCATTAACATCTTGTTGCTGCTCAGCTGTTACTGCCAAAAATAAAACATTGTCCTGTTCATATTTTTCCATTAATTTATTAAGTTGAGATATCTCTTTCTGGCATGGTTGGCACCAGGTAGCCCATAAATTAATAACCAAAATCTCAGTATCTTTTTCATCCGCAAGAAAGTCATTATTTGCCAGTACAGCACGAATAGGTTCATCAATGGATTTATAGGTTCGAAATATACGGCTGTTATTCCAATTCGTTAGTTGTGTATTTAAGATTAGAATAGTGACAAATGAAATTGTCAATATAAGAGGTGGTAATTTTTTCATTTTAACACAGATTTCTTCTTTGTAAATTATGGTACAGCAAATGGAAAACAAATGCCATATAAAAGGCTATAATAAGACCTTGATTAATGGTTAAAACTTGATTTCCAACAATTTGTTTTAGACTATCGATTGGAAGGAAATGGATCCAATCCGGATTGTGCTTAGTTATCAGGTATACCAACCAGCTTTCGAAAAACCAATAAAAAAGTACAGGCAGTAATAGCATGTGATTCCAGCGAATAGTTGACAGTAAAGCAGCTACCTGACCTAATGCCAGTAACAACAAAAAGTATGAAACAACCGATGTTAAAGGGGTTGTTGCTAATACCTCCCATGGCAAAATACCTTTTGCAATTCCTGAAATAGAGGTTGCCAAAAACATTACAGCCAAAAATCCAATCACAAAAAGAAGATTCTGTATCAATTGATAAATGTATAATTGATGTCTGCTGAACCCAAAAGCTAAAAGCATTTTATAATAGCCCGATCGATATAGATGAATGTAATGTTGAAGTATCCATATGGTGTAAAAAAGAGCTATAAGGCCAGAACTTAATATGGCTGTTGACACTTTTTGAGTCAATTGATTTTTATTGTATGTATCTGCTGTAAGAAAAAAAATGAGTGCCATTAATGCTATGATTAGCATAAGACTCGTAAATGGTAGAATAAATCGTTTTCCTTTAAGAAAATTGAATTCAAAGCGTAGCATTTTTATCATAGCTATAGGACCTCAATAATTTGTTGTTTTAAATTATTATCTGTTTTATCGGGTTTAAAACCATAAACTAACTCTCCTTCTTTTAAAACATAGATTTCGGCAGCCAGCGTATCTAATTCTCCTAATATATGGGTTGATAAAAGAATGGTATTACCCTGTTCGATTTGATTATTAATAACTTTTCGTAGTTTATTCATTCCTAATGGATCCAAACCATTGAAAGGTTCATCCCATATTTGTATTTTCGGATTACCTATTAATGAACAAGCAATCAGAAGGCGTTTGCGCATACCCAGAGATAATGCTTTAAATGTTTTGTTTCTATGCTCATCCAGATCCCAAAATTTAAGTTGATGATCTAGTTCATCCATTTTAGCATTACGCATGGAAATTACTATCTTTATTATCTGCAGAACTGTTAGATTGGGTTCGGTACTTACCGGTTCATAAACGATTCCGATATTTTGAGAGTTAAGATAAATGGATCCATTATCTGCTTGCAGCATTCCGGTAACACTGTTGAATAAAGTTGATTTCCCAGATCCATTGGCCCCGGCAAAAACATACAAACCCGGTTTGGTGATCTCCAGATTAATATTTTTCAATACGGTTAACTTTTGAAACTGATGACTCAGATTACTTATTTGTAGTATCATTACTTCCGTTTTCTTCAAATTGTAAATCCAGTGATTTTTCCCATTCTAAGTCCTTAATTGCTTTTCCGGCGATTGGTTTTAGCTGAACAATGTTATAATGCTCCCAGAATTTGGGACGGTATGGATATTTCTTTTCTAATGTTTTTTCATCTCTGGCCAATTTATCCTTGTATTTAATTCTGTCCTGAAGTCGTTTATCGGTAATAACATCTGTAATCAGGAGGATTTCTTCAGCGCTCTGTCTGTTCTCTATAATAGTATCATTATTCATTTGTTTTATAGAGTACATAGGTGCATCAGGATAGGTTAAACCTTTAATGTATTTGAGGTAATATTTATCACCTATTTTTTGATATGAGCGTGAGGATTGCCAAAATATTCCATCTTTAAAGGTTTTATATGCTGAATGAGATTCAAAAAACTTCTACATGTTATCTATTTGTACAATAGCCATATCATTTGAGTTGATATAGATGTATCCGCCATCCCATGAATGTATAGATTTTCGTTTGCCTCCACCCATTATTTCTGGAACATGAACGTAGGTGTATTTTACTTTATACACTTTAAGAGTATCCATCCAAACGGCTCCTTCATATTCATATTCAAAATGGTCGTAGTCCATTAATGGTCGGTACCACCAATCAGCCCGGTAATGTCGAACGGTGTTTTGTCCATAGCATTTGTAAAAGATATTACGATGACCAAACATCTTATCAAGCACCTTAAAAGCCAACTTGTGTTTAGCATCGTGTTGTATAAGATAATTGGTGCTTTTACGCATTTCTTCTATCTTAATTTTTGTGGTATTGTTTTCCGAATTTATCCCTTTGTCTTCTATCAATAGAGCTGCTTCAATCAAATTTACATAGTCATCATCACGCAGGGCAATCTGACGATAAAAGGCATCCATCTGAATGGTTTTTCTATGATAATTTCGTTTGATGTTTTTTACAGCCAGTCTAACCAGGTCTTCTGCTGAATTACAATTGGGCAACACCATTACTTCTTTTAAACTATATGGTTTGGACCTGATCCTGATTGTTAAATTGATGGAATCAGATGCAGGAATTAGTATGGTTGTATCAGCGTATCCCATGCTGGAGAATCGTAGTTCCTTGCCTGTTAATATTTCAGGAATATTTATCTCAAACCTGCCTATATCATTTGTAATGGTACCAGTTCCCCAATCCTTTTGTAAAATGTGAGCAAAAGGTACTTCTTCACCATTTTCAGAATCAATGAGTTTACCACTTATTAATATATTTTTCTTTTCGAGTGGGGTAATAACTAATGTTGAATCGTGTTTTTCAATGTTGATTTTCGACTGTAGTGTTAATTCTTTAAGCAAATCATCCAAAGTCATTGAATCGGAAGGTAGGGTAACTTTCTGATCCAGGTTGACAAGATCATTACTGTAACATATTTCAAAATGATTTTTGTGTGACAGACTGTCAAGTACAGTTTTTAAGCTTTGTTTTTGAGCTGTAATAGAGCAGCTTATTGTAAGAAAGATAATTAGTATATACTTCATAAACTTAGGGTTAGAGTTTGGTTATCGGTTGAAAGATTCAGTTGAAGGGTTAATGCTATTATTTGCAACGCATCTATTGCTTCTGTTTGTGTGATGGTACCACTAAAGCGTAAGTCCTTTATTACTGGAGTTGAAAGTGCAATGGGTGTTTGATAATAAACTTGCAGTTGTTTCACCAAGTCAATCAAAGCAATGTCTTTAAAGGTTAGTTTACCAGTTGCCCATGTTGAAAGGTTATCATTAATGGCAATTCTCTTTATGAGTTTACCATTCATCAAAGAGATTTCTTCTCCCGGTTTTACTAATTGTTTTGGTCCGAACCAGGCTAGGGAACTAAATTCTACTTTACCTTCATCGAGATAAAGAATATCGTTGCTTTTAGAACCTGTAACCAGTGTGAATTTGGTTCCCAGTACCTTTGTTTTAGTGTGGTTGGTTTCAACAATAAAGGGTTGATTTATATTGTGCGTTACATCAAAATATGCCTTTCCTTTTATTTTAACCCTGCGTGTTTTTGCTTCAAATTTGTCAGGAAATTTAATTTCTGATCCCGGAGAAAGAACCACTATTGATCCATCAGTTAGTTCTACTTTTTCTTGTTGTTGAGCAATTACAGATTGCCATTGCTTATTGTTATCAAATGGATTAAATAGTGTACTAATCATTAAGCCAATTAATAAAATGGCTGCAACACCCGATGCCCGTTTTATAAACAAGCGTCGATGGATACGTTTTTTGGTTTGTGTTAAAGCAGCATCTATATTCGGATTAAAAGAAGATCTTTTTAACTGTGTTTTACTCCAGGTTTGTTTGATGGATTCATGGATTGCTTTGTTTTCGTTTGATGAAGTCAGCCAATGTTCCAATTCTTTTTGTTCATCAATAGTTGCTTTGTTTTCTAACGAAGCAATTATAATATTATAGGGTATATTTTTCGACATATGTTTTCTTTTATAGAGTATTGTCGAAAATATATCCCCTAAAAAATTGAGAAGAATTATTAAGAAAGTTCTAAAAGAATCAATATTGCGGGTAAATGCCTGATGATTGGAGACAGTTCTGTTCGTAATTTTTTAAGCGCTATGGTCATTTGATTTTCAACTGTTTTAACTGAAATGCCAAGATATTCGGCAATCTCATCATTTGTTAATCCCTCTTTGCGGCGCATGATAAAAATATCTCGGCATTTTTCGGGTAAACTGGTAATCGCATTACTAACAGCTGTCTTTATGAAATCTATATCGGGTTGATCATTGTTATCAAATTCAGGTAAAAGTTGCTGCAGGTATTCTGATTCGTAGTTTCTGTTTTGTAATCTTCTTTTGCGTAAACGAATACTCTCGTTGTAAACAGATTGGTATAGTAGTCCCTTAACGTTAGTTTTAATGTGCAATGTTTTTCGTTTTTCCCATAAGTAAACGAATACATTTTGAACTGCCTCTTCTGCCATGTTTTCGTATGGAACAATTGTTAGCGCAAAACGACATAAAGGTTGATAATACTCTTTAAATATTGCATCAAACCATTTATAGATATTATCTAAATTGTTGAAATCGAAGCTTATATGTCTGGGGTTATTGATCATTCGATTTGGATACAATTATTAAAAGTAAGACTTTAAAAATATTATCCATTTAATCTGGCTGTTTATGGAAAGCTTTTTACAGTTTATCATTTAGTACCAATAAGCATTATTCAGGGTATTAGAACTTTACTATTTTTGCGTCGTTGGTAGAGGAAGTTGAATGATGTAAAAACGATTGTATTGTGAAAAGTACGAATGCATATCATCAAATTGTAAGATGGCAAAAAGCAAATAATATTTGCATTGGCGATCAAATTACTTTTTTTCATAAGGGGCGACGTAGGTCAGGTTATCTAACTGGTTTTGATTTGGAAAATAATCCATTAAAATTAATAGTTCGATATATTAATCGTATTGGATGTATGCAAGTTGTGACTATTGATCGTGAGGCTGTAACATCAAAGTGTAAATATATACCCGCCGTTTAAAGTTCAATTTTTAAATGTAACAGTGGCGTAAATGGGATAGCTTTTTCATTAATTAACACGTCGTTGAATTCATCAATAGGGAAGAGTTGAAAACTGTTATATTTAACATTCTCGTTATTAATTACATTAAGAATAGATAGGCCCACCTCGCCGGTAATTTTTTTGCCAGTGATTTGGTAAATAACCGATACATCCACCCGGTTATAATCCGGTTCCAAGTATTCATATTTCACGTTATCAGTAAATAATGGAAAACCAGATCCATACACATAACTTGCAGATGTGTGGATTGAACCAAAGTTTAACAAACCAGCCAATTTAAATTCATGTGTCTGATCCTGAGGAGCACGTCTGTATTCTTTTTCTGGAAAATAATCGTAGAGCTCTTCAGTACGTCCTAAAGAATAGGTTGTCCAGATCGAATGACCATTAAAATCCTTCTTGATATATACATCTAAGCCATAGCTTTTGCTCTCTCCATCAGATACGTATGCTGTTTGAGTAAATTGTATATAACGGGTGAGGTTCTCATTTTTTTTGTAATAGGTATCTAAACTAACTAAAAAATTTTTTCGGGTATATGCCGCACCCATCACATAATGGGTCGATTTGAGTACCGGTACATCATTGTATCCGCTTACGTACCAGGCATAACGTATACGATTGTTATCATCAACAATTGAGGTTCGGGCAATAAATTGATGGTATATACCCCAGGATGCATTAAACTTGAATAAACCTGGTTTGTATGATAATGATATTCTGGGATCAAAATGTGTTCTGTTGATATGAGTTGGATAATTAAACCTAAATCCGGCTGTTACAGTTAGTGCTTTTGCAATTTGTAATTCATCCTGTGCATACATCACAACACGAGATGCGTTACTCAATAAATCAATATATGTTGAGTCGTTGAGTTTTTCTGCTAATATGGTATTGTTTTGAATAAATGATAATCCAGCTGTTAATTTGTTGAGGTTATTTATTAGAAAATGATTTTTCCAATCTCCTTTTATTTCTTCAATTTCATTGGTTGCTTCTCTTGTGAAACGAATGATAGAAGAGTTACGAAATTCTCTTGATGAACGAATATTATAATCGTTATCATAGTGCGAATAACTCAATTCGAGAGAAGAGGAATGACCGGATTGAAACGTTTTACCATAAAAAGCAGCAGCACCAATTTGATTAGTTTTCTCATTAACATCCAAAGCTTCGTTAATGGTTAAACTTGTATTGGGGCGGTCAATGGTTGTATCCCGTTGGGCAACCATACTAAATTCATCACCTCCTCCCAATACACTAACGTAAAATAGATCTCCGTTATCTCCCTGAAGAGAATATTTAATATTGAGATCTTTAAAATTGTAATTGGGTTGATCGTAATTCCAGTTGTATTTTTCGATGTTATTAATCTCTTGAAGTTGAACATCTCCAGAAGAAATCAGGTCGTAATAATTTTGTCGGTATGCTGCTATCAGGGATGATTTCTTTCCAACAGGTAATTCCATCATTCCGTTGATTGTTTGGTTATTAATGAAAAGGTTAAAAGACGGTTTGGTGAAATTACCTGTTCTTCCGTTTATGTCAACTATGCCCCCAATGAAGTCACTTTCAGAGGCATCATAACCACCTTTCATGATGTCAACATTTTTAACCATGTAAGGATTTACTGCACTTATGTTATCATTTAGATTTTTAAGCCCCCAGATTGTAAATCCATCAAACTGCACCGCACTTGTTCCTTCTGAACTTCCCCATAGAATTAAGTCGTTTGGATTTTCACCTGTTGCGGTTACTCCGGGCTGAAGTTTCAAAAGGTTAAATACCGAATTATCACCATTTCCGGGCAGATAATTGGCAATATGATGGTTGAGTTTTATTAACCCGGGTTTTTCTCCCACCTGCGCTGATTTTTCAACAATATTATTGGTGACTCTTACCTCGGGAAGACCAACTACAGAAGGAACTAATTTTATGACGTGATGATTCCCGGTAGTTAAGACCGTATCCATTAAATAGCAACCTAAATGAGAGGCTTTAACCTGAAAAACACTGTCACCTTCAAAAGAAAAGCTAAACATACCTTTAATGTCGGTAACAGCTTGAATATTGTTTGCAGAAATATGCGAAAAGGGTAATGGCTCGTTGGTTCCTTTCTCAATTATTTTACCTATTAAATAGTAGGTTTTAATTTCTCTGGACTGTTTAACTGCATAAATGATATAAACCTGATCGTTTTTTTC contains:
- a CDS encoding AMP-binding protein encodes the protein MIENGYLSLVEITLKENTARKAFSDFQGETITYGQVGERIQGIHQLFKEIGIKKGDKVALIGRNMTSWGVVYLATITYGAVIVPILPDFNSADIHHIVNHSESRVLFSTDLLFDKLDETKMQKLIGIMSISRCVSLVDNSGGFFTKAVEKTDKYLKGDGSLFDPESLDFPIIGAEELMVLSYTSGTSGFSKGVLLPHRSIWSNIIYAREHLILKPEERVVSFLPLAHAYGCLFEFLWPFTVGCHITFLTRTPSPQIITQAFREVKPHIILSVPLILEKIFKKRVQPQLEETKIKTLTKIPVLNKVVYSKIKNKLVETFGGEFREMIIGGAALNKDVEVFLRKIGFPFTIGYGMTECGPLISYAPWTESRKFSAGQLVDRMEVKIDSDDPYNIVGEILVKGENTLLGYYKNQEATEEIFDSEGWLHTGDLGVIDQENFIYIKGRSKNMLLGSSGQNIYPEEIEAVINSMEYVQECLVRDNDGKLEALIYPDYEVTDSEGLNKAQIEQKLQEIKKQANSLLPAYMNIQLVTLFPEEFEKTPKKSIKRYKYVK
- a CDS encoding HAMP domain-containing sensor histidine kinase, yielding MDEKFCLYDFIPVSICIIDRQYQIVYGNNLFRNRFSINSDHLIGQKLYHIIPVFRSDEYLEKIKASFQDQSQVVFNEGINDESLTELENVKELFSFNISQIKCDSFESKYAVITIGQDIGLVRKFEEQNQSNIRLQIDQKERLALEDNGESLNLSNKASNKLFSIIAHDLKTPLHAMVDISDLIMKKGCLSSEPCRNENLLLALNISAKHSLEMVSNLLSWARTQLNSITPRPKKIYLCELFNDIRQYFEGSLKTKKLSLEVKLPRKNCMVNVDFDMLKIVVQNLLSNAIKYSYSGDKIYMKVDEIDNTFKISIIDKGVGMSDEVKKLILSSNDIKSILGTNNELGTGLGLSVCKEFLLYHNSSLNIETSENNGTIVSFYLAISQ
- a CDS encoding response regulator transcription factor; protein product: MGYTIGIVDDHPLFREGIKAIILNNEKVAEVLTFCDGDDVIRFLKGGGKVDVLFMDIIMPVRDGLYTTQFIKQYYPGIKVLALSSVDRVDYIEKMVDAGVDGYVLKECNVNELTQAMEAVLSNNNYFSSKIIVALSENTKMRFQQKVEPSVVSVLSQRELEVFRHLCNGLNRGEIASILFISEKTVDKHKENIFKKTGCKNLVHLVVTGIKQGVLKVEELETSL
- a CDS encoding TlpA disulfide reductase family protein, which gives rise to MKKLPPLILTISFVTILILNTQLTNWNNSRIFRTYKSIDEPIRAVLANNDFLADEKDTEILVINLWATWCQPCQKEISQLNKLMEKYEQDNVLFLAVTAEQQQDVNDWMELQKYPFLYYQLFDQHDLMNYLFELNPDLSFKKGQKPQGLPTNIIIKNKELMYFHTGYSEETIEAIEKTLKKIL
- a CDS encoding ABC transporter ATP-binding protein, coding for MILQISNLSHQFQKLTVLKNINLEITKPGLYVFAGANGSGKSTLFNSVTGMLQADNGSIYLNSQNIGIVYEPVSTEPNLTVLQIIKIVISMRNAKMDELDHQLKFWDLDEHRNKTFKALSLGMRKRLLIACSLIGNPKIQIWDEPFNGLDPLGMNKLRKVINNQIEQGNTILLSTHILGELDTLAAEIYVLKEGELVYGFKPDKTDNNLKQQIIEVL
- a CDS encoding carboxypeptidase-like regulatory domain-containing protein; the encoded protein is MKYILIIFLTISCSITAQKQSLKTVLDSLSHKNHFEICYSNDLVNLDQKVTLPSDSMTLDDLLKELTLQSKINIEKHDSTLVITPLEKKNILISGKLIDSENGEEVPFAHILQKDWGTGTITNDIGRFEINIPEILTGKELRFSSMGYADTTILIPASDSINLTIRIRSKPYSLKEVMVLPNCNSAEDLVRLAVKNIKRNYHRKTIQMDAFYRQIALRDDDYVNLIEAALLIEDKGINSENNTTKIKIEEMRKSTNYLIQHDAKHKLAFKVLDKMFGHRNIFYKCYGQNTVRHYRADWWYRPLMDYDHFEYEYEGAVWMDTLKVYKVKYTYVHVPEIMGGGKRKSIHSWDGGYIYINSNDMAIVQIDNM
- a CDS encoding FecR domain-containing protein, producing MSKNIPYNIIIASLENKATIDEQKELEHWLTSSNENKAIHESIKQTWSKTQLKRSSFNPNIDAALTQTKKRIHRRLFIKRASGVAAILLIGLMISTLFNPFDNNKQWQSVIAQQQEKVELTDGSIVVLSPGSEIKFPDKFEAKTRRVKIKGKAYFDVTHNINQPFIVETNHTKTKVLGTKFTLVTGSKSNDILYLDEGKVEFSSLAWFGPKQLVKPGEEISLMNGKLIKRIAINDNLSTWATGKLTFKDIALIDLVKQLQVYYQTPIALSTPVIKDLRFSGTITQTEAIDALQIIALTLQLNLSTDNQTLTLSL
- a CDS encoding RNA polymerase sigma-70 factor; protein product: MINNPRHISFDFNNLDNIYKWFDAIFKEYYQPLCRFALTIVPYENMAEEAVQNVFVYLWEKRKTLHIKTNVKGLLYQSVYNESIRLRKRRLQNRNYESEYLQQLLPEFDNNDQPDIDFIKTAVSNAITSLPEKCRDIFIMRRKEGLTNDEIAEYLGISVKTVENQMTIALKKLRTELSPIIRHLPAILILLELS
- a CDS encoding TonB-dependent receptor plug domain-containing protein; its protein translation is MKKFILLLFIVFSSVHIYAQKIKLQCTDKPLNELLIEWRSLYNLQFSFNDELLSQFKITRSQTYDDSEKAIQDLLQGLPLSYEKNDQVYIIYAVKQSREIKTYYLIGKIIEKGTNEPLPFSHISANNIQAVTDIKGMFSFSFEGDSVFQVKASHLGCYLMDTVLTTGNHHVIKLVPSVVGLPEVRVTNNIVEKSAQVGEKPGLIKLNHHIANYLPGNGDNSVFNLLKLQPGVTATGENPNDLILWGSSEGTSAVQFDGFTIWGLKNLNDNISAVNPYMVKNVDIMKGGYDASESDFIGGIVDINGRTGNFTKPSFNLFINNQTINGMMELPVGKKSSLIAAYRQNYYDLISSGDVQLQEINNIEKYNWNYDQPNYNFKDLNIKYSLQGDNGDLFYVSVLGGGDEFSMVAQRDTTIDRPNTSLTINEALDVNEKTNQIGAAAFYGKTFQSGHSSSLELSYSHYDNDYNIRSSREFRNSSIIRFTREATNEIEEIKGDWKNHFLINNLNKLTAGLSFIQNNTILAEKLNDSTYIDLLSNASRVVMYAQDELQIAKALTVTAGFRFNYPTHINRTHFDPRISLSYKPGLFKFNASWGIYHQFIARTSIVDDNNRIRYAWYVSGYNDVPVLKSTHYVMGAAYTRKNFLVSLDTYYKKNENLTRYIQFTQTAYVSDGESKSYGLDVYIKKDFNGHSIWTTYSLGRTEELYDYFPEKEYRRAPQDQTHEFKLAGLLNFGSIHTSASYVYGSGFPLFTDNVKYEYLEPDYNRVDVSVIYQITGKKITGEVGLSILNVINNENVKYNSFQLFPIDEFNDVLINEKAIPFTPLLHLKIEL